The following proteins are encoded in a genomic region of Hippopotamus amphibius kiboko isolate mHipAmp2 chromosome 8, mHipAmp2.hap2, whole genome shotgun sequence:
- the LOC130859263 gene encoding olfactory receptor 12-like yields MSPHGNGKLSVMYLQEFVLEVFIGGLETQALLFALFLALYLVAILGNLTMTVVITLDGHLHSPMYFFLKNLSFLGLCYSSVIYLKALEDFLSSSKVITFVGCGTQFFFFSLLVSTEAFLLAVMAYDRFLATFRPLHYPTTMYPSACAHLVLGSYCGGCFNSIMQTSFTFSLLFCSRNHIDHFCDVLPLLKLACGDTAINKLVMFGLCGLLIVSTTIMVLISYGCITVTILRMCSGAGRHKLFSTCGSHMTAVSLFYGTGFVMYVQPGAVESMKQGKVVSVFYTAVIPMLNPLIYSLRKKDVKDVLWRLGQKHTAMLRRVARETECPEGRIIDSSEPQILHMDAETSSATGGE; encoded by the exons ATGTCACCCCATGGAAATGGAAAACTCTCAGTAATGTATTTACAGGAATTTGTGCTGGAGGTATTTATAGGTGGTCTGGAGACCCAGGCTCTGCTCTTTGCTCTGTTCCTGGCCCTGTACTTGGTGGCcatcctggggaacctcaccatGACTGTGGTCATCACCCTGGATGGCCATCTGCACTCCccaatgtacttcttcctcaagAACCTCTCCTTCCTGGGCTTGTGCTACTCATCTGTCATCTATCTCAAGGCCTTGGAAGACTTCCTGTCCTCCTCCAAGGTCATCACCTTTGTAGGATGTGGCACTcagttcttcttcttctctctgctGGTTAGCACTGAGGCtttcctcttggctgtgatggcctatgatcgATTTTTGGCCACCTTCAGGCCCCTGCACTACCCCACCACAATGTACCCCTCAGCCTGTGCCCACCTGGTGCTGGGCTCCTACTGTGGAGGCTGTTTCAACTCCATCATGCAGACCAGCTTCACCTTCAGCCTCTTGTTCTGCAGCCGCAACCACATTGACCACTTCTGCGATGTGCTCCCCCTGCTCAAGCTTGCCTGTGGTGACACAGCCATAAACAAGCTAGTCATGTTTGGACTCTGTGGCCTTCTCATCGTGAGCACCACAATCATGGTCCTCATCTCCTATGGCTGCATCACAGTGACCATCCTGAGGATGTGCTCAGGAGCAGGGAGACACAAGCTCTtctccacctgtggctcccacATGACAGCCGTGTCTCTCTTTTATGGAACTGGCTTTGTCATGTATGTGCAGCCAGGAGCTGTGGAGTCCATGAAGCAGGGCAAGGTGGTCTCTGTCTTCTATACTGCGGTCATCCCAATGCTCAACCCcctcatctacagtctgagaaaGAAGGACGTGAAGGATGTCCTATGGAGACTGGGCCAGAAACACACAGCCATGTTAAGGAGGGTGGCCAGAGAGACAGAGTGTCCTGAGGGCAGGATAATAG ACAGCTCAGAGCCTCAGATACTCCACATggatgccgagaccagctcggcaactggGGGCGaatga